The Methylopila sp. M107 genome contains the following window.
GCGCCATCGACACGCTGGCGATCAATGGGATCGCCGGCGCGATCATCGCTGCGGCTCAGGACAAGGAGAAGGTAGACCAGCGTCTTGTGGAAGGTTTTGCGAAGGCCGCGTTGAGGCACGCTTATGGGGCCGCGCGCGCGGAGCCTTTTCTCGATCAGCCTGAGCCGTCCGCCGGCGTGGCGGAGCCCGAGAAGCCGGACGCCGCGCCTGCTCCCGCCAAAAAGGACGTTCCGCTCGCTTCCGCCGAGAAGCGCCGCACCGCGATGGCGGGATCGACGCCCGCGGTCGCGCGCTAACCGCAAAATCCGTGCGGCGTCGGCCCTTCGTCGGCGTTGCGGCGCCGCACAGCGCGCGTTAGGGCTCTGCTCTTGAGACAAGCGTTGAGCCGGGGCCGCCCACGATGAAGGACATTCTGCACGAGCTCGAAGAGCGCAGGGCGACAGCCCGGCTCGGCGGCGGCAAGAAGCGCATCGACGCCCAGCACGCCCGCGGCAAGCTGACCGCGCGCGAGCGCCTCGAAATCTTCCTCGATCCGGGATCGTTCGAGGAATACGACATGTTCGTCCAGCACCGCTCCCATGACTTCGGCATGGAGAAGCAGACGTTCCCGGGCGACGGCGTCGTCACCGGCTGGGGCACGGTCAACGGCCGAAAAGTCTTCGTGTTCGCGAAGGACTTCACGGTGTTCGGCGGCTCGCTTTCGGAAACGCACGCCCAGAAGATCATCAAGATCCAGGACATGGCGATCCGCAACCGGGCCCCGATCATCGGCCTGTTCGACGCCGGCGGCGCGCGCATCCAGGAGGGCGTCGCGGCGCTCGGCGGCTATGGCGAGGTGTTCCAGCGCAACGTCCTGTCCTCGGGCGTCATTCCGCAGATCTCGGTGATCATGGGCCCGTGCGCCGGCGGCGACGTCTATTCTCCGGCCATGACCGACTTCATCTTCATGGTGCGCGACCGCTCCTACATGTTCGTCACCGGCCCGGACGTGGTGAAGACCGTCACCAACGAGACGGTGACGGCGGAGGAGCTCGGCGGCGCCAAGGTCCACACCTCGAAGTCCTCGATCGCGGACGGGGCCTATGACAACGACGTCGACGCGCTGGTCGACATGCGCCGCCTGATGGACTTCCTGCCCGGCAACAACATCGAGGGCGTGCCGGAATGGCCGTCCTTCGACAGCGCCGAGCGCGACGACCTCTCGCTCGACACGGTGATCCCGGACAATCCGAACAAGCCCTACGACATCAAGGAACTGATCACGAAGACGGTCGACGAGGGCGACTTCTTCGAGATCCAGTCGGATTTCGCCCGGAACATCGTGGTCGGCTTCGGCCGCATGGAGGGACGCACGGTCGGCTTCGTGGCGAACCAGCCGATGGTGCTCGCCGGCGTGCTGGACAGCGACGCGTCCCGCAAGGCCGCGCGCTTCGTGCGGTTCTGCGACTGTTTCGAGATCCCCATCGTCACCTTCGTCGACGTGCCGGGCTTCCTTCCCGGAACCGCGCAGGAATATGGCGGCCTGATCAAGCACGGCGCGAAGCTGCTCTTCGCCTACGCCGAGGCGACGGTGCCGAAGGTCACCATCATCACCCGCAAGGCCTTCGGCGGCGCCTATGACGTCATGGCGTCGAAGCATCTGCGCGGCGACGTGAACTACGCCTGGCCGACGGCGCAGATCGCCGTGATGGGCGCGAAGGGCGCGGTCGAGATCATCTTCCGCGGCGCGGACGCGGAAGGCATCGCGCAGAAGACCAAGGAGTACGAGGACCGCTTCCTGTCGCCCTTCGTGGCGGCCGAGCGCGGCTATATCGACGAGGTCATCCTGCCGCGCACCACCCGTCGCCGCGTCGCGCGCGCGCTCGCCATGCTGCGCGGAAAACGCCTCGAGAACCCGTGGAAGAAGCACGACAACATCCCGCTCTGAGCGGGATGATCGGGGGCGGGGGGATGCAGTGAGCCGGCTGTCGCTCGCCGCGCTGATCTTCGCCTTCGCCGCCTTTGCGATCGGCGCGGCCGCGCCGGTTCTCGATCCGGCCGTCCTTGAACAGCAGCTCGCTCTGGCGCGGCGGGTCGCGGCGCAGCCGGAACCGGTCGAGCCGACATCCGCCGAGCGCGAGCCTGGCTTTCGCGAGGAGGCGGGCCGCTGGATCGCCCGCAAGATCCGAGAGCGGAACGCGCGCGCAGAGGCGGATGAGAGCCGGGCGGCATCGCCGGGCCGCGAGACCGGCGCGGGACTGTTCGGAGCCGCCGCGCCTTACCTCGTGCCGCTTCAGTACCTGCTCGCGCTGGCGGGGCTCGGTTTCGCGCTCGTCGACTGGCTCCGCACGCGCGCGCTGCGCCGCAACGCGACCGCGGGCGTCGTAGCCTTAGGCGCCCTCCTCATACCATTCGCCTGGGGGGCGATCGGCGTCGCGATGGGCGTCGTGGGCGCGTTCGTCGCAATCTTGCTCGTCATGGGGTTGTTGGGCGCGATCGCCGGCTGACGCGCCGAATTTGGGACGGAACTTGCATGGCGCGCGCCGCGATGCCTAATCCTGCAATGCCCGCTGGTTTTGCCGTTCCATGCTGATCCTGATCGCCGCCTTCGGTTCGCACGGCGACGTGTTGCCGCTGGTCGCCATCGGCGCCGAGCTGAAACGGCGCGGCCACCGCGTGATCGTCGGGACGATGGAGCCGTTCGGGCCCATCGTCGAACGGGCAGGCCTCGAATTCGAGCAGATCGGCACCGAGGCCGAGTATCGCGAGGGGCTCGGCCACGCCGATCTGTGGCGGCCGATCCGTGGCGCGCGGCGTCTGTTCGCCTTCGCCGAACTTGGGATCCGCCCGACCCTGGAGTTCATCGAGCGGCGACGCGACCGGAAGACCGGTACGCTGGTGGTCGCCTCGACGCTCGCGATCGGCGCGCGACTCGCGCATGACGTCTTCAAGGTGCCGATCGTGACAGTGCATCTGTCGCCGATGCTGCTTCAGAGCCGCTACGCGCCGCCGAAACTGCCGTTCGTGCCGGAGTTCAAGATTCCGCCGTGGCTCGAATGGGAGTTCCAACTCGGCGTCGACGAGTGGTTCATAGATCCGCACATCACGCCGAAGCTCAATGCGGTCCGGGCGGAGCATGGCCTGCCGCCCGTCAAGCGCCTGCGGCACTGGTGGAACGCGCCGCGACGCGTGCTGTTGATGTGGCCGGACTGGTTTGCGCCCCCGCAGGCGGACTGGCCGAAGCAGATGGTCTGCGTCGGGTTTCCGCGCGTTGACGCGCTGGGCGGGGAGGGCGGCCCGCTCGATCCGGCGCTGGAGGCGTTCCTCGCGGCCGGCGATCCGCCGGTCGCCGTGACGTTCGGCACGGCCATGCGCAGCGGCGCGGCGCTCTACCGCGCCGCGATCCGGGCGGCGCTGAAGGCTGGTCGTCGCTGCCTCGTCCTGTCGCCCGTCGAGGTCGACGTCCCCTCCGCCGATCGGGAACGCGTCTTCCGGGCGGGATACACGCCCTTCGGGCAGGTGCTGCCGCGATGCGCGGCGTTCATCCACCATGGCGGAATCGGCACGACGTCGCAGGCGCTGGCGGCGGGGGTCCCGCAGCTCGTCGCGCCGCTCGCCTTCGACCAGTTCGACAACGCCGCGCGCGTCCGCAAGCTCGGCTGCGGGCTCGTCGTCGAGCGGCTGGCGCTCAAGACCATCTACGGCGCGCAGAAGCTGCGGCGCCTCCTCGGCTCGCGGGCGATCGCGGAAGCCTGCGCCCGGATGGCCCTCCTCGGCGATGGGAGAGCAGTTGCACGCGCCTGCGACGAGATCGAGACGGAATATGTCCGTCGAGGAAAACGTTCCGGAAGCCACGCGGTCGGATGAATTGGGACCTGTGACGGAACGGCGCTTGCATTGTGCGCAAGCGGTATGGAAGGGTCCGTCACGAAATCTTCAATCAGGACGCCGGTCCCGCGCCTCGGGCGCAGCCGGCCTTTATGGTCGATGCGTATTCTGGTCGTGTCTCTGGGGACCTACGGCGATGTATTGCCGTTCATCGGGCTCGCGGCCGAGATGCGGCGGCGCGGCCACGACGTCACCCTCGCGAGCGCGGAACGCTTCGCCGGCGCCTCCGAGCGCGCAGGCGTGCCGTTCGTCTCGGTCATGCCTCAGTCCCAATATGCCGACGTCTTCGAGCACCCGTCCTTCTGGCGGCCGGTCGCCGGCGCGCTGAGGCTTTTCCGGGCGATGCCGGCGTTCCTCGCGCCGGTCTACGAGTTCATCGAACGCGAGAACCGGCCAGGAGAAACCCTTGTGGTCGCGTCGCATCTCGCGCTCGGCGCGCGCGTCGCGGAAGAAGCGCTCGGCGTCCCGACCGCGTCGGTCCACCTCACGCCCATTATGCTGGTCAGCAAGCATGTCGGGCCGCGGACGCCGGTGGTCGGCGCGCCGAGCTGGCTGCCGGTTTCGCTGCAGTGGAAGCTGCAGACCGGCATCTACACGCATTTCATCGCGCCGCTGCTGCTGCCCGGCCTCAACGCCTTCCGCCTCACCAAAGGCCTCAAGCCTCTCAAGAAGGTGCGGAAGTGGTGGCATCCGCGTCGGCGCATGATTCTGCTGTTTCCGGACTGGTTCGCCGCCCAGCAGCCCGACTGGCCGCTGCAGGTCCGCCAGGTCGATTTTCCGCGGGCGGACAGATTCGGCGCCGAGCAGGCGGAGCTCGACCCGCGGCTGGACGCGTTCCTCGACGCCGGCGAGCCGCCGATCGCGGTGACGTTCGGGTCGGCGCGCCAGAAAACCGATCGGCTCTACCTGGCCGCCGTCGAGGCCTGCGCGCGGCTTGGCCGGCGCTGCCTCGTCCTGTCCCAGCAAGAGCTCGCGCCGCCGCCGGGCTATGAGGATCGCGTGCTGTTCACGCGCTACGCGCCGCTGAGCGAGGTGCTGCCGCGCTGCGCCGCGCTCGTCCATCACGGCGGGGTCGGCACCGTCGCGCTGGCGCTCGCGGCGGGGACGCCGCAGCTCGTCGTGCCGTTCGCGTTCGACCAGTTCGACCACGCCGCCCGCGTGAGCCGGCTCGGCTGCGGCACATGGATGCGCCGGCTCGGCTTCACGGCCGGCCGCGCCGCCCGGACGCTTCGGGCGCTGCTCGCCGATCGCGACGTCGCGGAGAACTGCCGGCGCGTCGCCGACATCGCAGCGACCGGCGACGACGCCATCGAGCGGGCCTGCGATGAACTCGAGGCCGAGTTCAGGCCGGCGGCGACGGCGACGGTTTCGCGCCGGGTCCGGGCGCGGCCGACTGATGAGCCGGTCGTGGCGACGCGCGCGCCTGCCTGATCGACGCTGCGGCGGCAGGCCCGCTTGCCTTTTTCCACCGCGATGTGAAATGAGCCTGTCATGCCTCATGACGACGGCGCGGCCGGCCTCGATACGCGACTCGACGACGACGATCTGGCCCGTCGTCCGAGCGGAGCGACCCATGTGCAGGAGGTCCGCCGGCGCCACGTGCTCTATGTCCCGGGCTACGACCCGAGGGACCCGGGCCTCTATCGCCGCATGGCGTCGTTCGAGCTGCGCCGCTTCGCCAAGCTCTGGGGCGCGAAGGTCGACGTCGACCAGCACCACGTCGACGATCCGAGCGTGCCGAGCGTGCGCTGGAGCGCGCGCGCGACCGCAGGCGAAGCCCAGGTCGAGGTCACCTACGAGACCCTGCGCTGGGACGACATCGTCGCGCGGGATTTCGCGACGCCGCTGCCGATCAAGTTCCTGACCGGCATCGTCACCGTGCTGGACGCGCTGTTCTCGGGCCTTTTGGTCCGCGTCGCCAAAGCCGCGCCGTGGTGCGCGGTCGCCTGGCTGTTCCCGGTCGTCGTCAACCTGTTCTGGGCGGCGCTCGGCGCCGGCGTCGGCTATGGCGCATGGCGTCTCGCGAGCCTCTACGGCTACGGCGCGGCCGGCGTCGTCGCCTGGGTCGCGTTCACGCTGCTCGCGCCGCTGCTGGCGCTCGCAGTCATGCGCTGGCGCGGCAGTTTCGTGGTCCATCTGATGGACGACGGCGCAGCTCAGCGAAGCTACGCCCGCCGTCTCGACCCGATGACGCAGGCCCGAATCGACGCGTTTGCGGCGCGGATCCGCGCTTTGAAGCGCGCGCCGGACCTTCAGGAGCTGCTGGTCGTCGGCCATTCGAGCGGAAGCTTCATGGCGATCGACGCGGTGGCGCGCGCCTTCGAGGCCGATCCCGAACTCGGCAAGGGCAAGCCCGCGCTCGCTCTGCTGACCGTGGGCGCCAGCGAACTGCTGGTGGGCCTGCACCCGAGGGCCGGCTGGTTCCGCGAGCGGCTGAGGCGCGTCGCCATGGAGCCCGGCGTTTTCTGGGCCGAGGTCGTGGCGCCGTGGGACACGCTGAACTTTCCGCATCGCAGCCCCGTCGAGGAACTGAAGCTCGACGTGCCCGCCGATCATCCGAACCCGACCTTCCGCCGCGCCTTCCTGACCAAGATGCTGAAGCCGGAATCGATCGCGAAGCTCCGGCGCGAGCGGAACATTTTCCGCGCCCACTTCCAGTTCATCATGGCCAACGAGGTGCGCGGGCCGTTCGACTATTTCTCGCTGGTCTGCAGCCCGTGGCGGACACGGACCCAGTTCCGCAGGACCGCCAGAGGCGCCTACATGTCGCCGCATCTCGGTCCGCCGGTCTATCCGCCGCCCAAAGACCCTGTGGCGGCCTGACGCGTCCGACAATCGAACAGGTGGCGCGGTTCTTTCGGCTCGCCTAAACAACGGTCTTGCCTTTCGACAGCCCGCCCGACTCTTGCGGGGCGCGGCCTGCGGCTCCGGGGAGTCCACGTCTCGATGTTCAAGAAGATCCTGATCGCCAATCGCGGCGAGATCGCCTGCCGCGTGATCAAGACCGCGCGTCGGATGGGCATCAAGACGGTGGCGGTCTATTCCGACGCCGACAAGGACGCGCTGCATGTGGAGATGGCCGACGAGGCCGTCCACATCGGCCCGCCGGCCGCGGCCCAGTCCTACCTGATCATCGACAACATCATTAAGGCCTGTAAGGACACCGGCGCCGAGGCCGTCCATCCGGGCTACGGCTTCCTCTCCGAGAATTCCAAGTTCGCGGACGCGCTCAAGAAGAACGGCATCGTCTTCATCGGCCCGAACCCCAAGGCGATCGAGGCCATGGGCGACAAGATCGAGTCGAAGAAGGCGGCCGCCAAGGCCAACGTCTCGACGGTCCCGGGCAATCTCGGCGTCATCAAGGACGCCAAGGACGCCGTGAAGGTCGCCGACGAGATCGGCTATCCGGTGATGATCAAGGCCTCGGCCGGCGGCGGCGGCAAGGGCATGCGCATCGCGCATTCGGCCGACGACGTTGCGGAAGGTTTTCGCGCATCCCAGTCAGAGGCCAAGTCCTCGTTCGGCGACGACCGCATCTTCATCGAGAAATTCATCGTCAATCCGCGCCATGTCGAGATCCAGATCCTCGGCGACAAGCACGGCAACGTCATCTATCTCGGCGAGCGCGAATGCTCGATCCAGCGCCGCAACCAGAAGGTCGTCGAGGAAGCGCCGTCGCCGCTTCTCGACGAGGCGACCCGCAAGGCGATGGGCGAGCAGTCGGTCGCGCTGGCGAAGGCCGTGAATTACGACAGCGCCGGCACGGTCGAATTCGTCGCGGGCCAGGACAAGTCGTTCTATTTCCTCGAGATGAACACCCGCCTGCAGGTCGAGCACCCGGTGACCGAGCTCATCACCGGCATCGACCTCGTCGAGCAGATGATCCGCGTCGCCTTCGGCGAGAAGCTCAAGATCAAGCAGTCGGACGTCAAGCTGACCGGCTGGGCGGTCGAGAGCCGCGTCTACGCCGAGGACCCGTACCGCAACTTCCTGCCGTCGATCGGCCGTCTCACCGCCTATCGCCCGCCTGCCGAGTCGAGCGAGAACGGAATCACGGTCCGCAACGACACCGGCGTGGTCGAGGGCGGCGAGATCTCGCTCTATTACGACCCGATGATCGCCAAGCTCGTGACCCACGGGCCGGACCGCCTCTCGGCGATCGAGGCGCAGGGCCGCGCGCTCGACGCGTTCGGGATCGACGGCATCCAGCACAACATCCCGTTCCTGACCGCGCTGATGGAGCATCCGCGCTGGCGGGCGGGCAATCTCTCGACCGGCTTCATCGCCGAGGAGTTCCCCGACGGCTTCGCGCCGCGCAAGCCCGAGGGCGAGGTCGCCTCGACGCTGGTCGCGATCGCGGCGCAGATCGACTGGCTGGTGATGGAGCGCCGGCGGCTGATCTCCCACCAGCTGCGCAAGGGCGCGGCCACCAAGGAGCGCCTGCGCACCGTGCTGCTCGACGGCGAGGCGACGCGCGTCGAAACCTCGTCGGAGGGCGAGCAGGTCATCGTCCGCACGCTCGACGACAAGGGCGAAGAGGCGCGCATCCAGCGCGTCGTGACCGATTGGAAGCCCGGCGAGCCGGTCTGGCGCGGCACGATCGACGGCGTCGAGGTCGCGGCCCAGGTGCGCAAGCGCGGCGCCGTCTACGGCCACGACATCGCCCACAGGGGCGTCGCGGTCTACGCCCGCGTCCACGGGGCGCGGATCGCCGAGCTTTACGCGCTGATGCCCGAGCGCGTGCTGCCCGACACGTCGAAGCAGCTGCTCTGCCCGATGCCCGGGCTCGTCGTCTCGATCGCTGTCGAGGAAGGCCAGGAGGTCAAGGTCGGCGAGACGCTCGCGGTCGTCGAGGCCATGAAGATGGAGAACGTGCTGCGCGCCGAGCGTGACGGCAAGGTCGCCAAGGTCAACGCCAAGGCCGGCGACAGCCTCGCGGTCGACGCGGTGATCCTCGAGTTCGAGTGAGCGCTATCTGATCACAAGCGGCCCCTCGATCAGGTGGGGCCGCAAAGCGTCGGGCTCGCCGCTTCCCGGACGCGACCCGCCGGCTTTCGGGGTTCGCGTCAAGCCGATCGGATAGACGCGCAGCGCGCCGTCCGCATCGATGCTCATTCTGAGGAAGCACTTGAAATCCTTGATGGCGAGCGCCGAAAACGCCTCGTTCCAGTGCCGACCGAAGAGGTTAAGGCTGATCAGGAAGTAGAGGCCGAGAACGGTCGCCGACCCGACCGCGGCCAGCGCGCTGCCGAGAACGATCGCCCCGACGTTCGACGATCCGGAAAACAGCAAGTCCTGCGGCCATATGTGGCCGACGAGCAGCGCCATGGCGCAGGTGAGCAACACCGCAGTCAGGGTCTGCGCTATCCAGTGGGCGGCGCCGATCAGAACGCGCTGCGGTCCATTTGGCTCGCCGGCGAGGTAGTAGTAGCCGCCATAGGCTGAGCCCATCAGGATGAAGGACCAGGGCGAAGCAAACAGCAGCTTGGCGTAGGCGCACAGCGCCTCTGGGAAGCCGCCGCCGCCGATCGCCGCCAGAAGCGACCCGTGGCCGGTCGTGCGGGCGTTCACCTCGAGCAGCCAGTTGAAGACCAGATAGGCTCCGAAATAGACCAGCGTCATTCCAGGATTGAGGAACGCGAAGCCGAAGTTTCCCCGCGTCAGACGGCGCGACGTGGCGGGATCCGGAAACAGGGCCGGGCGACCGTCCGCCGCCACTGCAATGTCGAAACGGCGGGTCTGGGGCGGTTGGTCAGGATCATGGGCGACGCCCGGCGGCGGGTATTTCCACTGGAACGACTTGTCCTCGAGGTGGTGCGTCGGGTGGAGGAAGGCGCCTCCGCCGCCGCAAGTCACATACTGCACCGAGGCGCTTTCATGGCGCGCGTAGTGGTGGCTGTCGCCGGCGAGCACGAGCTTCAATTCATGGCCCATGAGCTTGGGCGCGTCTTTCGGATTCCGCGCGATGCCGGCGAGCCGTTCGACATAGGACATGGTCCTGAACTGCGGTTTGGGGTCGGCATTGTCGACATAGGCCCAGTGGGGCTGGCCGACGCACAGGATGAGCTTTGACCGCGGTTCCATCCAATGGCTCGCGACCCACTGGAAATACTCGATCTGCGGTTGGTCGATATGGCCTTCGAGCTGGCTGTCCGTTCCCCACAGCCACCAGCCGCCGGGCAGCTTGAGCGCGAAATAGCTCCGCGACTGCAAGGTTTTGCGGCCGGCGATGACGCTGCCGTCGCGCGGCACGCCGATCGACCCCGACGACGTCATGCGGCGCCGGCAGAACAATTCGAAGAACGAGTTCAGCCCGTCATACCAGTCGTGATTCCCGGGCATGACGTAGAGATCGGGCATCGGAGGCGGCGCTTCGCCGAGGTTCTCGAACGCCTGATCGAACGGGCCGAGGAACCGGTCTTCATAAGCTTCCCGCGACGGCGTCGGGTAGACTTCGTCGCCGCCGAGCACGAGCACGCGGCCTCGCGGCAGGTCGTCGTCGCCGAACCGAAGATTTGGTTCGGTGACGAGCTGGGCCATTGCGAAGGTCGAGTCCCAGCCATCGCCAGTGTCCGCCATGAAGTCGAGCCAGAACGCGCCGTCCGTGCTCTTCTTTGAATAGTCGAAACTCGGGTCGAACGGCTGGGCGGCGACGGCGTTGGCCGCCGCGATGGATTCCCGACGATCGACGAATTGGCCGAACACGGTCGATATCGCCACGCGGATGCCGGTCTGGACCAGCATCCCAGGGTCGTACCACCCGGTCATCGGAAGTTGTTTGCGCATCGATCCCCCCGAATCCAATGTGCAGGAGGGGCGTCGCATCGCCACCCCGCAGTATCGAATGTTCTTCCTCCCAGCGAGCCGCGTCGAGCGAAAATTGTAAGCTGGACAACCAGTATTTGGAGGTGGTCCGCAATGACCGTCGAGCGCTTCACGATCACCGGCCGTGTGCAGGGCGTGTTCTACCGAAAATGGGCGCAGGCGAACGCCAGGGGGCTCGGCCTGCGCGGTTTCGTGCGGAACATGGCCGACGGTTCCGTCGAGGCGGTGCTGGCCGGCGACAAGAGCCGGCTCGACGCCTTTGCGGAAGCGGCGCTCGCGGGACCGCCGAACGCGCGGGTCGA
Protein-coding sequences here:
- a CDS encoding acyl-CoA carboxylase subunit beta, whose amino-acid sequence is MKDILHELEERRATARLGGGKKRIDAQHARGKLTARERLEIFLDPGSFEEYDMFVQHRSHDFGMEKQTFPGDGVVTGWGTVNGRKVFVFAKDFTVFGGSLSETHAQKIIKIQDMAIRNRAPIIGLFDAGGARIQEGVAALGGYGEVFQRNVLSSGVIPQISVIMGPCAGGDVYSPAMTDFIFMVRDRSYMFVTGPDVVKTVTNETVTAEELGGAKVHTSKSSIADGAYDNDVDALVDMRRLMDFLPGNNIEGVPEWPSFDSAERDDLSLDTVIPDNPNKPYDIKELITKTVDEGDFFEIQSDFARNIVVGFGRMEGRTVGFVANQPMVLAGVLDSDASRKAARFVRFCDCFEIPIVTFVDVPGFLPGTAQEYGGLIKHGAKLLFAYAEATVPKVTIITRKAFGGAYDVMASKHLRGDVNYAWPTAQIAVMGAKGAVEIIFRGADAEGIAQKTKEYEDRFLSPFVAAERGYIDEVILPRTTRRRVARALAMLRGKRLENPWKKHDNIPL
- a CDS encoding nucleotide disphospho-sugar-binding domain-containing protein, with protein sequence MLILIAAFGSHGDVLPLVAIGAELKRRGHRVIVGTMEPFGPIVERAGLEFEQIGTEAEYREGLGHADLWRPIRGARRLFAFAELGIRPTLEFIERRRDRKTGTLVVASTLAIGARLAHDVFKVPIVTVHLSPMLLQSRYAPPKLPFVPEFKIPPWLEWEFQLGVDEWFIDPHITPKLNAVRAEHGLPPVKRLRHWWNAPRRVLLMWPDWFAPPQADWPKQMVCVGFPRVDALGGEGGPLDPALEAFLAAGDPPVAVTFGTAMRSGAALYRAAIRAALKAGRRCLVLSPVEVDVPSADRERVFRAGYTPFGQVLPRCAAFIHHGGIGTTSQALAAGVPQLVAPLAFDQFDNAARVRKLGCGLVVERLALKTIYGAQKLRRLLGSRAIAEACARMALLGDGRAVARACDEIETEYVRRGKRSGSHAVG
- a CDS encoding glycosyltransferase, encoding MRILVVSLGTYGDVLPFIGLAAEMRRRGHDVTLASAERFAGASERAGVPFVSVMPQSQYADVFEHPSFWRPVAGALRLFRAMPAFLAPVYEFIERENRPGETLVVASHLALGARVAEEALGVPTASVHLTPIMLVSKHVGPRTPVVGAPSWLPVSLQWKLQTGIYTHFIAPLLLPGLNAFRLTKGLKPLKKVRKWWHPRRRMILLFPDWFAAQQPDWPLQVRQVDFPRADRFGAEQAELDPRLDAFLDAGEPPIAVTFGSARQKTDRLYLAAVEACARLGRRCLVLSQQELAPPPGYEDRVLFTRYAPLSEVLPRCAALVHHGGVGTVALALAAGTPQLVVPFAFDQFDHAARVSRLGCGTWMRRLGFTAGRAARTLRALLADRDVAENCRRVADIAATGDDAIERACDELEAEFRPAATATVSRRVRARPTDEPVVATRAPA
- a CDS encoding acetyl/propionyl/methylcrotonyl-CoA carboxylase subunit alpha; protein product: MFKKILIANRGEIACRVIKTARRMGIKTVAVYSDADKDALHVEMADEAVHIGPPAAAQSYLIIDNIIKACKDTGAEAVHPGYGFLSENSKFADALKKNGIVFIGPNPKAIEAMGDKIESKKAAAKANVSTVPGNLGVIKDAKDAVKVADEIGYPVMIKASAGGGGKGMRIAHSADDVAEGFRASQSEAKSSFGDDRIFIEKFIVNPRHVEIQILGDKHGNVIYLGERECSIQRRNQKVVEEAPSPLLDEATRKAMGEQSVALAKAVNYDSAGTVEFVAGQDKSFYFLEMNTRLQVEHPVTELITGIDLVEQMIRVAFGEKLKIKQSDVKLTGWAVESRVYAEDPYRNFLPSIGRLTAYRPPAESSENGITVRNDTGVVEGGEISLYYDPMIAKLVTHGPDRLSAIEAQGRALDAFGIDGIQHNIPFLTALMEHPRWRAGNLSTGFIAEEFPDGFAPRKPEGEVASTLVAIAAQIDWLVMERRRLISHQLRKGAATKERLRTVLLDGEATRVETSSEGEQVIVRTLDDKGEEARIQRVVTDWKPGEPVWRGTIDGVEVAAQVRKRGAVYGHDIAHRGVAVYARVHGARIAELYALMPERVLPDTSKQLLCPMPGLVVSIAVEEGQEVKVGETLAVVEAMKMENVLRAERDGKVAKVNAKAGDSLAVDAVILEFE
- a CDS encoding metallophosphoesterase, translating into MRKQLPMTGWYDPGMLVQTGIRVAISTVFGQFVDRRESIAAANAVAAQPFDPSFDYSKKSTDGAFWLDFMADTGDGWDSTFAMAQLVTEPNLRFGDDDLPRGRVLVLGGDEVYPTPSREAYEDRFLGPFDQAFENLGEAPPPMPDLYVMPGNHDWYDGLNSFFELFCRRRMTSSGSIGVPRDGSVIAGRKTLQSRSYFALKLPGGWWLWGTDSQLEGHIDQPQIEYFQWVASHWMEPRSKLILCVGQPHWAYVDNADPKPQFRTMSYVERLAGIARNPKDAPKLMGHELKLVLAGDSHHYARHESASVQYVTCGGGGAFLHPTHHLEDKSFQWKYPPPGVAHDPDQPPQTRRFDIAVAADGRPALFPDPATSRRLTRGNFGFAFLNPGMTLVYFGAYLVFNWLLEVNARTTGHGSLLAAIGGGGFPEALCAYAKLLFASPWSFILMGSAYGGYYYLAGEPNGPQRVLIGAAHWIAQTLTAVLLTCAMALLVGHIWPQDLLFSGSSNVGAIVLGSALAAVGSATVLGLYFLISLNLFGRHWNEAFSALAIKDFKCFLRMSIDADGALRVYPIGLTRTPKAGGSRPGSGEPDALRPHLIEGPLVIR
- a CDS encoding acylphosphatase; amino-acid sequence: MTVERFTITGRVQGVFYRKWAQANARGLGLRGFVRNMADGSVEAVLAGDKSRLDAFAEAALAGPPNARVDRVARRAAGAEDLPAGQGVAIAHDG